The stretch of DNA TCAAGCGCCTGAATAGAGTAGTGCCTCACACACTGTCGTGATGTATAAGCATCTGCTGTTGTTCCCGCTGCTCCTAGTATCATCTCTTGAGTCCACAGAGCCTAGAACAGGCCTGTACTCATAAAGTAATGAAATTCATCATTGTCACAGGTTTCAGACCTACCTAAAATGCCTTTGATCAAGCTAAGTCAAAACCTCCGCACTAGCTGGGTTCCGTGACACCTTTCTGCCTCTAACTGTCCCAGCTACAAAGCCTCTGAGTCACCCCAGCTCTCTGGCATATGAGGCATGATGATACTCACATTGTGTGTTCTCCCCAAAGAAGACAGCTATGGAATTTAGCCCCTAAGGAGAAAgggctctgcctcttcctctgaaAATTCCTGTGTGTGGAGGGATCAAAATGAgtacagggtgtgtgtgtgtttgtgtgcacgtGTAAGGGGAGTGTGTAGGACTGCACAACGCTACTTTCAAACTTATAAAGTTTTGCTATGTTTAACATAAGTCTTCCATGTGATGTTTGAAAAGCCAGCTTTGTATAAAGTGTTACACGGATGTGGGTTTTCAGTAAAACACTAAGGCCACCAAACCCTTCTCCCAGGATTGTGTGGTGACAGCACAGACACTTCTCCTGGTGCGTATGCTCAAGGACTTCAGCATGACACAGGGACATGCCCTTGGGTACGATTTCTTTCCTTGTCAGCTTGGGTAGTTCCCAGGATCAACTAGTGACCTTAGGGTTATTATACCCAAAAGTTCCTGGTAAAAAACCTGGCCATGATCTGTGAGAAAATGGGAAGAGAATCATTCCTGAGTTCAGTTCTACAGCGACTCACGACGTGCTCTCAGAATCACCTGGCTGGAGCATCtccatccccttcctccttgaGGGAACACGAGCACCGTGTAGGATGTGGGGTGACAGACACAGCGAAGCTCCAGGATGCTCAGAGCCCCCGCTCGGAGCCGGGATAAGCCTGGGCGCCCAGCCCCTGGAAGACCAGCCTGTGAGCCTGCACAGACCACCTAACCTCCCCaagcctccgttttctcatctgtcaagtgggACCATGACATCTGCTCAGCTTGCCTGAAGCTGGAGGGAGGAGTCCCCACATCACAACCAAGGCACCTCATCTACCCTCCCCCATTCTTTCTCATGCACCTAGAACTTTAGAGCATTGGGTCACTGGCATGCATGTGTATGCTATGACATTAAGATCTACAGAgctggaaggatttttttttttttttggccacacccatggcatgtggaagttcccaggccagggataaaaaccCTGTCACAGCAGCAACGCAAGTCACTGCAGCAACAATACCAGCTCCTtagtccactgtgccaccagggaattcctggaaGGTGTTCTTAATTATTGCAAATCATTATTAATGTGCCCTTTGAACAGAACATCCAGTTAAACCAGTAAGGTAGGTCGGGGCACATAACTCGCTCCAGGAGACAATCCTTACCCGGGCAAAGGTGCACAGAAGCAGCCACAAGGATGGTTAAATCCCCTCACATAACCTGGCTTCGGGGGACATAACGGATGCTCCACATTGGTAGCTGGAAGACAGAACAACAGGGTCACTGAACTACAACTTGGACAGTCGGGCCACTGCCGCTGAAGGGCCTTACCCAGCACCCACGGTGTTTGCAGACCAGTTACCTGGGGTCCAACGAGTTAGCCTTTCCTAGTGCCACCGCAATGTCCcttatactcacacacacactcaccttcCCAGCTCCCCCAAATGCCAGAATAcacagaaaagaacatttcaGACTATAAGGCTTGGGTGGACGAAGGTACCCCTCTCAAATCGCAGCCAACAGAGGCACGAATGTGCCCTGCACCCACCCCCACGTGGAAGATTCAGAGGAGCGGCAGGGGCTAGAGCTTTCAGAAGGAGGCACCATAAAAAGTGCAGAGGCAGGAACTTCgcttggaaggaagggagggcacAGCCCCGCAGCCCTCTGGGGAAGATGCTCCATGGATTCGGGGAATCACTGCTCCCTGGGGTTCTGTGACACCAAACCGTCTGCCTCAGGCCTAGGGCACAAACTGTGCGCCTTAGCAGGGATAAAAACGGGGTGCTGACCAAATCTGGGATTTAAACCTAAGATTATGCAGTTCCCGCTGaggcgcaacaggattggtggcatctctgcagtgatgGGATGGAGGTTcgaacccctggcccagcacagtgggtttaaggatccagggctgtcatggctatggcacagctggcaattgcagctcggatctgacccctggcccgggaactccatatactgcagggcagccaaaaaagaaaaaaagaagaaaactaagatTACTAGTGTGTGAACTCTGGCACCTCAGACGCTCCTGGCTCAGAATCCCCCCAAACCTGACAAGGGGAGGCAGACACAGGAAAAGGGACCCAGGCTGAGAGTTTCCCAGTGATTTCCAGCTGCTCTGCTTTCCTCGAGCAACTGGGCAGATGTGGAGAGAAAGAGCCCAGTGTCCCACAGAGGCCTCGCAGCCGTCCCGGCGTCACTCACCATTGGAACTGATGGTCCCGTCCTCATACTTCCTGACCAGCACCAGGTCCACAAAGTCCCGGGGAGAAATGAGCTTCATGGCGGCTGACGGGGTGGTGGTTCTGCTGACACACAGTGTCTATCAGAGCAAAGGgggatccagctgcatctgaggccaggcacctgcccccgccccactcTGAGCTCAGGAACCTGTTCCCGTTCCCCAGGGTCTGGAAAAGGGGAACCGCATTGATCGCAAGGTGGCGCTGTGACCTGGAGGGTCTAGAGTGAGCTTCCCTGCAGGTGCCAAGGGTCAAGGGAACACACCTAGTTTGTAAAACCTAGGGCTGTGACCCGTGCTGCCCGTGGCTGATCAGGGCCACTCTGAGCTCTGTCTCCAAAGATCATGGAAGTTGACATTGACTGAGCACCTAGTAAGAGCCTGGCTGGACAAAGCTCTCAATGGGCCTTTGCGACTCTGAGAAATAGATGTCACCAGCCCaggtcaggaaactgaggctcagagagatgaaggaaTTTGTCACAAACTCATGTTGGAGATGAGACTTGAGCGGGGCCAGGACTAGGGTGAGGTAAGAGGCCGTTCCTTTCTAAGGCTGACCTTGTACTTGGCCTGACCCTGAGAGCAGTGCCTCTTTAAATGGGTGTCCTGGGCAGATTTCTGGTTAGCCCCAGCCCTAGGAGGGAGCACCCCCTTGACCTTCATCCTATCTGAGAATATCCCACCAAGTCCACTCTCCCACTTTACAAGCCAAGGAGCCTCCAAACCCGCCCCATGCTCCATCCTACTCTTCCCCTCTTCCAGAAGGATGCTTTCAAGGTCAAAAGGTATAGGTCAGGCCAGTCCTGGGGAGACctctgggggggcaggggagaagggCTTGGAGAAGATCTAGCCCTCTTATTAGTCTTTTGCCTTTGACTCTGGGCACCATGTGGTGCTGAGAAACCTCTGACTTCAGGGTATGTGAGGTCAGGTGGGCATATGTGATCTTGGAAACGTATGAGAACTTTCCAGTGGGTGCAACCAATTTCCAGACACCTTCCTCCTGGAATGACCTGCCTGAGAACAGGCTGCACCTTCGTGCAGGTTGCCCTTTTCCGCTCGAAGCAAGGGGCCACCACCCCACCCAACTGGACTCTTGTAATCATGCACTGTCCTGGGGGGTAAAATCCCCCAGGGGTCAAAGGAACACTTAGGGATGCTGAGTTCAATATCTAACCAAGGCAAAGCTCACTAGAGTTAGAATGTCATGTTGTCCTCTCTCTTAAagcacattctttttaaaggccaATGCTTGCTGTTAAGAGCCAgctaattttgccttttctgaattCTGATATTTTGTAGTAGGAATGGCAGAagtaaggagatttttttttttttaaatacctataCGTTTTCACTCCTGATTACAGCTACAAAATGCTTCAATCCTGGAGAACACGATGAAGAGGACATTGATGAGAAATGCTAAAGGCAGCAGGATGTGCTATAAATGCAACAAACATATAACATGGCTTTGTGtctcatccatttatccatctttCCGTTCATTCTTCCATCCACCCACTATCTATCTAGCTTAGAATTTTTGAGATTTGTCAAAATCATTCTGtcattgttaatccatttctATTAAACTTTTTGAAGGGCATTAACCCATGCTTCCTCAGCTTTAAGAATCTGTGTACAATTATTTATATACTATCTTCACGAATTTTTCCTATCTCTGGTAGCACCTATCCCGTTATTCACTAATATTTTCATCTAAATGtgctcactttttaaaacttaaatttacttatttttaattaattaattgttttgtggggatgcacctgtggcatatggaagtacccaggctagggataaaatcagagctaagctgctggcttacgccacagccacagcaatgtgggatccgagccacgtctgcaacctacaccacagctcatagcaacgcctgatccttaacccactgagcaaggccagggatcgaatcctcatcctcatggatcctactcaggttggataactgctgagccacaaagggaacgcctaaaacttaaatttattttaaaagaaagctatTTAAAGACGgaaaatggggcggggggggggaagactATCATTTGACATAACTAAAAAGCAActgcaaaatacacacacacacacacacacacacacacacacacacacacgagactGTAGGATCCTAATTCTAATTCAGAGCCCAAGGCCAGCCACCTGATAAAGGAGATCAGCAAGTGTTAAACAGGCATTAAAAGCACATGCGCACCTAATTGAAACTTTCCTCTTCACATATCAGAGAGACTGAAGATGTGAAATGAGAGGACCTCACTATGTGCATCTCAGTTTCAGCACTAATCGTTAAAGACCCAACATCACCTTGAGCCCTAACACTATGCGCCCCACCCTTCAGGAAACACTGACATAAATCCTTGGGATATCGAATGGAGGGAATTCTTGGTCAAGGTTAAGAACACTTGGGTCCTTCCGGGAAAGAACTATACCTTGAGGTTTCACAACACCATCTATGGAAACACCCAGGAGGCTACCATGTATACGGATGTCAAAGTCAAGGCATCATTCAAATCCAAAAGGCTGGCAATATTTCCCCAAGACAACTTCTAAATTAGTTTCGGCTGtaccttgtttttttcctcttaatgcAAAATGTGGTGGGTTCTTAATACAACAGAGGATCCCGGCATAGGATCATCTAGAACTTCACTGTCCCATATGGTAGCCACTAATtccatgtggctatttaaatttacattgagaatcatgaaaattaaataaagtcaacaatttatttcttcaaactAGGTACTTTTCAAACGCTCTGTGCCCACATGGAGCCAGTGGCTACTGTACTGAGTACAGAATATGctacagaatatttccatccctgcagaaagttctactggGCAGCACTAAACAAGTTACCACACGTTTTTACCAGTGCAGAAGCTGTCATCCAGAAATTGCCACCTGGCACAGCCCTACAGCTGGCAGAGAATCCTGCCTTTTTGGCCAGGACTCAGTTTATTATCATGGTCCATCAAGGGGCCATATTTCAAACTTGAGCCATGTGTCCAATCCAGGAACTGCTTCAGCATCCTCAGAGCTCACACAAAATTCACGTTCACTCTACACTCCTGCCTCCATCAGCAGCTGCTATATTCTCTCAGCTCTGTTCAGGGTGCCTCTCCCCTTCTCAGTCTCACTTTTTCCTACCTGTACCTGGGATGAGGCTGGGCTTGAGTGGCAAGCTTGTATTTCCTGGGTACCAGGGGGGTCACAGGATAGTCCCCTTGCCTAAAGGTTTCACTCACCCCCTCCAGAGGGACAGAGCCAGGTTACTGACTAGGAGTAACAACAGTGCTTGGAAAGACTTACATCAGTGATGCTTTCGATAATTTCAAAACCGGCCACATTCTCATCCCACTTATCTCGTAGGGTCCCAGCAAGTGGCTTTATGCAGTCCCACACCTGCTCTAGAGTCCCATTCACAATGCCTTCTCCTCGGTACCTGGAGCACAAAGAAGAATGTGTCCCCAAGGCATTAGTCAAACTTATCCTGGGATAACACAGAAAGACTAGAAGCCATCTCATCATCACTTTTTTAGACAGTCTTGCAAGAGAAGGGGCTGAGGTTTACCTGTCCTCCTCCCTCAGGCCTGCAGAAAAGGACAGACAATAAGCTTTCATAAGAAATACAGCTTGAGGAAAAGCAATTTAGTACAACATGGAAGCTTTTCTGGAAGATAACCGATAAGTTGATTCCAGGTGCTAGGGTGGACTGGGGTGTCTTGggaaacaaacccacagaaactGCAGGAAAGGGGTGGCACCTCTGACAAGCTTTGAACAAGGCATGCACTTACAGGTTCCCTGGAAACTCCACAGATGGCCTCCAGGAAACTGAAACTCCATTCTGTCAAAAGGCACAGAATCGCAGAATTTTAGAGCTAGAAGGGCTCTGGGAGATCACCTGGCCCAGTCCTGTTTCATGGAAGCAAAGTCTAGAGCCTCAGGAGATGCGAATCTCCAAGGAGACCCAAGTGATACGTGGCACCCTGGGGACCAGTCCTGGACAAAGCTGCCTCATAGGAGCACGAGATGGGTAAAGGGGGGGTCTTAAAGCTTGAAGAgcactggggagggggtggtttcAAACCACCTTAAAAGCCACCAGCATCTAGTTTCCTCGAGCAATTTAGGTCTGCTTGTTCAAAATCCTAAGTATTCGGTGAGTAGCACTATCCCCACGCCACCCTCCCGGAATCAAGAGAGGGCCGCAGGGTCTGAGGAACCGAGTAAGAGCTTGGGAGCCTGGTGCCTCGGGTTCCACTTCGAGCATTTACCAGCcaggtgaccttggccaagtcttTCAATGAGAGGGGCAGAAACTTACTTCCCGGCGTCATTGTGTACACAAAAGGCCCgatatattttttaagggaaCAACCCGCAGTGGAATCTCCTTCTCAATCTAGCtcaggggggcggggagggggggttgtATGCAAAAAACTACCGGGAGAGGAGGAGACTGGGGGCTTCTGAAACCCCGGCCCCAAGGAGCAGAGGTGCCCGGATCCCTTCCTGCCCAGCTTCTCACTCACGCCTTCCCGGCAAATCTTCCAGCCTGACTTGTCTTGCCGGTACTGGAGCATCTTCTCCGCTACCGCCTCGGTTATCTGCGCGGCCAGAGCCGGGTCCATTGCGACGAGAGCTGCGCGAGGCTGCGGAATCGCGGGTAGGGTGTGCGGGGATGGCCAGGTACCTGCCTCTGAAGCCAGGAAAACCCGGG from Sus scrofa isolate TJ Tabasco breed Duroc chromosome 7, Sscrofa11.1, whole genome shotgun sequence encodes:
- the STARD5 gene encoding stAR-related lipid transfer protein 5 → MDPALAAQITEAVAEKMLQYRQDKSGWKICREGNGVSVSWRPSVEFPGNLYRGEGIVNGTLEQVWDCIKPLAGTLRDKWDENVAGFEIIESITDTLCVSRTTTPSAAMKLISPRDFVDLVLVRKYEDGTISSNATNVEHPLCPPKPGYVRGFNHPCGCFCAPLPGEPGKTSLVTFFQTDLSGYLPQGVVDSFFPRSMAGFYANLQKAVKKFYG